In Nocardioides sp. JS614, the sequence GGCCCGGCTGCACGGCGACCTGTGGAACGGCAACGTGCTGTGGGGCTTGGACGGGCAGGCGTGGCTGATCGACCCGGCGTCGTACGGCGGGCACCGCGAGGTCGACCTCGCGATGCTGGCGCTGTTCGGGCTGCCGCACCTGCCGCGGGTGCTCGACGCGTACGCCGAGGCCACCGCCGGGACCACTCCGCTGGCCGACGGGTGGGCCGACCGGGTGGCGCTGCACCAGGTGTTCCCGCTGCTCGTGCACGCCTGCCACTTCGGCGGCGGCTACGCCGGCCGGGCCGCCGAGGCCGCCGCCCGCTTCGTCTGACCGGACCGCCCCGGACCCGCCCCGGACCCGCCCCGGTTCTCAGTCGCGGCTCAGGCTCGGCTGGCAGAGTAGGAGCGTGACCACGCCCACTGCTCCCCGGCCGCGTGTGCTCGTCGTCGACGACGACAAGGCCGTGCGCGAGTCACTGCGGCGGTCGCTGGAGTTCAACGGCTACGAGGTCGTGCTCGCGGCCGACGGCGCCGAGGCGCTGGCCGGCATCTCCGCCGCCGCCCCGGACGTGGTCGTGATGGACGTGATGATGCCCCGCCTCGACGGGCTGGAGACCACCCGGGCGCTGCGCACCGCCGGCAACGACCTGCCGATCCTGGTGCTCACCGCCCGCGACGCGGTGGGCGACCGGGTCGAGGGCCTCGACGCCGGCGCGGACGACTACCTCACCAAGCCCTTCGCCCTCCAGGAGCTGCTGGCCCGGCTGCGGGCCCTGCTCCGGCGGGTGGTCCCGCACGAGGACGCCACCGACGAGATGCTCTCCTTCTCGGACCTGTCGATGGACGTCGGCACCCGTGAGGTCCGCCGCGGCGAGCGGGTGATCGAGCTGACCCGCACCGAGTTCGCGCTGCTGGAGATGTTCCTGCGCCGGCCGCGCCGGGTGCTGGAGCGCTCCTTCATCCTCGAGGAGGTGTGGGGCTACGACTTCCCGACGACCGCGAACTCCCTCGAGGTGTACGTCGGCTACCTGCGCCGCAAGACCGAGGCGGAGGGCGAGGCGCGGCTGATCCACACCGTCCGCGGCGTGGGCTACGTGCTGAAGGAATCGTGACCGTCTTCCCGCCGGTCCCTCCGGACGGGCGGTGGCACTACCGCCGCTCGCTCGCCAGTCGGGTCACGCTGCTCACCACCATCGCGGTCGGCGTCACGGTCGCGTTCGTCGCCGCCGGCGCCTACCTCACGGTCCGGATGCAGATGCAGACGACCCTCGACGACTCCCTCGTCGAGCGGGCCACCACCGCCTCGCTCGACCTGTGCCAGAACGACCTGCACATCCCCGACGAGTACCTCGGCGCCGCGGACGTCTGGGTCGCCTGCCTGCAGGGCGGCATCGGGGTCGCGACCTCGGTCGACAAGAGCTCGCCGATCAGCCTGCTGGGCTCGCCGGAGGCGGCCGTGGTCGGTGGGGAGCGCCAGCAGTCGCTGCGCACCGTGGTCAGCAAGGACGGCGACACCCACTGGCGGGTGATCGCGCTGCGCCGCGACGGCGGCCAAACGATGATCCTGGCCCAGTCGCTGGAGTCGCAGCAGAACGTGCTCAACCGGCTCGGCATCGTGATGTTCCTCTTCGGCCTCGCCGGCGTGATCGCCGCCGGCATGGCCGGCTGGGCGGTGGCCCGCAACGGGCTCCGGCCGGTGCGGCGGCTCACCTCGTCGGTGGAGCAGATCGCCCGCACCGAGGACCTGCGCCCGCTGCCGATCGAGGGCGACGACGAGATCGCCCGGCTCGCCACCGCGTTCAACCAGATGCTGGCGGCGCTGGCGGCCTCCCGCGACCGGCAGCGCCAGCTGGTCGCCGACGCCGGCCACGAGCTGCGCACCCCGCTCACCTCGCTGCGCACCAACCTCGACCTGCTGGGCCAGGCCGACCGGGGTGGCGTCGACCTCCCGTCGGAGGCGCGCGCCGAGCTGCTCGACGACGTGGCCGCCCAGATCGAGGAGATGACCACGCTGATCGGCGACCTGATGGAGCTCGCCCGGGACGAGCCGCTCACCCACGTGGTCGAGCCGGTCGACGTACCCGAGCTGGTCGACCGGGCCATCGCGCGGGTCCGCCGCCGCGCGGCCGGCGTGACCTTCGACGTGGTCGCCGAGCCCTGGTTCGTCGTCGGCGAGAGCGCCGGGCTCGAGCGCGCCGTCACGAACCTGCTCGACAACGCGGCGAAGTGGAGCCCGGCCGGCGGGACCGTGCGGGTCCGGCTGGCGGGCGGCGTGCTCACCGTCGACGACGACGGGCCGGGGATCTCCGAGGAGGACCTGCCGCACGTCTTCGACCGGTTCTACCGCTCGCAGGAGTCGCGGTCGATGCCCGGCTCCGGGCTGGGGCTCTCCATCGTGCGCCAGGTCGCCGAACGGCACTCCGGCACCGTGTGGGCGGGGGCCGCGCCGACCGGCGGTGCCCGGCTCACGCTGTGGCTGCCCGGCTCCCGCGCGCCCGTCCCGGACTGGACGCCCGCGTCGTGAGGCGCGCGCTGCCGGCCGCCGTGCTCCTGGCGGCGGGGCTGCTCACCGCCGCCTGCTCGTCCGGTTCCGCGGGCTCCGAGGCCGACCCCGGGTCGGCGGCGTCGGACGCCTCGGCGGCGCTGTCCGAGGCGACCGACGTGGGCTGGAGCCCCTGCGACGGGCTGGACGCCGCGCAGGTGAGCCGGTTCGCCGCCGAGCCGATGGCCGAGCAGACCGGGACCACCGACCAGCCGCGGTGCGCGTTCACGCCGGTGGCCGAGGGTGGCCCGGCGTTCGACGTGAACTACCTCTTCTTCGACGGCGGCCTCGACGAGGCGTGGCGGACGATGGGCCCGATCCGCGGCCGGGTGAGCCGGATCGCCGTGCCCGGCGCCGACGCCGCGCGCCTGGTCGTGCACGCGCGCCGCCCCGCGGTGCTCGTCACCGGCTTCGTGCAGAGCGGCGGCCTGGTGCAGAGCGTGAACGCCGTCCAGCTCCGCCCGTACGACGAGCAGCAGGTCGTCGCCGCGACCCGGCGGCTGCTCGCGGCCCTGGTGCGCGCGGCCCCCGAACGCCCCTGATCCGAGCGGCACTGGACAATGGCGCCCGTGACGCTCTCGTTCTTCACCCGGCGCGACGACCGGGCGACCGAGCTGGTGCCCCGGCAGCTGGCGTGCAGCATGTGGAGCAAGGACCAGATGCACGGCGTCGCGCTCAGCGGCGCCCTGGCCTGGGCCGCGGAGCGGCGGCTGGCGGAGGCCGGCCGCACCGACCTGCGCCCGGCACGCTGGGCGGTCGACCTGTTCCGGCCGGCCCGGATGGTGCCGTGCACGCTGAGCGCGGAGATCGAGCGGGAGGGCCGCCGGATCTGCCTGGTCGACGTGATCCTGTCCCAGGACGGGGAGCGGGTCGCCCGCGGCACCGCCACGTTCCTCCGGCCCTCGGAGAGCACCGACGGCGAGGTGTGGGAGCCGGCCGAGCGGCCGCAGCCCCCGGCACCGGAGGTGGTCCCGCCCTCGACGGTCCCGCGGGCGCCCTACGTGCGCTCCTCGGCCGACTGGTCCCAGGACTTCCTCGCCCACCAGAACGCCGCCCGGAAGGCCACCTGGAGCACGGCGGTCCCGGTGGTCGCCGGTGAACCGGTCACCGGCTTCCAGGCCGCGGCCGCCACCGCCGACGGCGCCAGCATGGTGACCAACTGGGGCACCCGCGGCATCGAGTACATCAACACCGACATCACGCTGACCCTCGCGCGTGAGCCGGAGGGCGTCGAGATCGGGCTGCTGGCCACCGACCGGGTCGAGCACGACGGCATCGCGGTCGGGACGGCGGCCGTGTTCGACCGGCGCGGGCCCCTGGGCAGCGTGCTGGTCGCGGCGCTCGCGAACGCCCGCCGTACCGTCGACCTCGGGTCGGTCACCTACACCGACGACGGCCGGCGCAGCAATCGTTGAACCGCGGTGAGACGATGCACCTATGACGGGCACCGAGACCACCGAGGCGAGCATCCTGCCGCTCAGCGACACCCAGGCTCACGTCGAGCTGACCGAGTCCTACGCGGCGCACAACTACCACCCGCTGCGGGTGGTGCTGTCCTCCGGTGAGGGCGCCTGGGTCACCGACGTCGAGGGCCGTCGCTACCTCGACTGCCTGGCCGGCTACAGCGCGCTGAACTTCGGGCACTCCCACCCCCGCCTGGTCGCCCGGGCCACCGAGCAGCTGACCCGGCTGACGCTGACCTCGCGGGCCTTCTACAACGACCAGCTCGGCCCGTTCGCGCGCGACCTCGCCGCGCTGACCGGCAAGGAGCTGATCCTGCCGATGAACTCCGGTGCCGAGGCCGTGGAGACCGCGATCAAGGTGGCCCGCAAGTGGGCCTACCTGGTCAAGGGGGTGCCGGAGTCGCAGGCGACGATCGTCGCGATGGAGGGCAACTTCCACGGCCGCACGACCACGATCGTCTCGTTCTCGAACGACGCGGCGGCCACGGCCCACTACGCGCCGTACACGCCCGGCTTCCGGCTGGTGCCGTACGGCGACCTCGAGGCGCTCGCGGCCGCGGTCGACGAGACGACCGCCGCGGTGCTGCTCGAGCCGGTGCAGGGCGAGGCCGGCGTGATCGTGCCGCCCGAGGGCTACCTCCAGGGCGTGCGGGCGCTGTGCAACTCCAGCGGCGTGCTGATGCTGGCCGACGAGATCCAGTCCGGCCTGGCGCGCACCGGCCGGACCTTCGCCTGCGACCACGAGGACGTGGTCCCCGACGTCTACATCCTCGGCAAGGCGCTGGGCGGCGGCCTCTACCCGGTCTCGGCGATCGCCGCGGACGGCGACGTGCTCTCCGTGATCACCCCGGGCACCCACGGCTCGACCTTCGGCGGCAACCCGCTGGCGGCCGCGATCGGCCGCGAGGTGATCGCGATGCTGGACACCGGCGAGTTCCAGGAGCGCGCCGCGACCCTCGGCGCGCGGCTGGCGGCCGGCCTCGGCGGGCTGGTCGGCCAGGGCATCGACACGGTCCGCACCCGCGGGCTGTGGGCGGGGGTCGACATCAGCCCCGACCTGGCCACCGGGCGGCACGTGTGCGAGCAGCTGCTCGACCTCGGCATCCTCGCCAAGGAGGCGCACGGCCAGACGGTGCGGCTCGCGCCGCCGCTGGTCGCCTCCGAGGACGACGTCGACCTGCTGGTCGGCGCGTTCGCGCAGATCTGCTCGGACTGAGGCTGAGCGCCGCGCCGTGGGGGCGGACCGGTCGGCCCGACCCCCACGCGCGTCCGTGGCTGCTCAGTGGCTGAACGCCGCGCCGAAGACGTCCTGGTCGAGGCCTCCCGCGTTCGGGCAAGTGTCGGCGCCGAAGCTGCCGTCCGTGCTCGCGGTCCGGCACTGCAGGACGTCGAACCCCTCCCCACCGTCGTAGCGCGGGTCGTCACCGCCGACCACCTGCCGGGTGTCGGTCCAGGTGCCGAAGGCGAAGTTCCCGACGCTCGACACGTAGTTGTAGTCGCCGTGGAACGGGACCCGGCGGTCACCGAACATCTCGTAGTTCGGCAGCTGCGAGCCCGACGACAACCGGACCAGCGACCAGGTCGTGCCGCCGTCGGCCGAGGACGCGCCGTACGTGTCGAGCCCGATCGTCGGCAGGTGGAAGCCGGCGTCGTCGGTCGCCGACGCGTTGCCCGGCGGGTTCTGGACGCTGTAGCCGGGGTCGTTGCGGCTGTCGTGCCAGAGCGCGAACAGGTATCCGCCGTCGGCGCTGATGTCCGGGAACAGCTGGTGACCGACCGGGGTCGGTGCGAGCAGCCGCGGCGTCGCCCAGCCGCCGTCGCCGACCTTCATGGTCAGGTAGACCGCACCCTGTCCGACCATCAGCGTGCCGTTGCGCACCGGTGCGGTGTTGTACGTCGACGTCGACGGGACCTCGGTCGAGGGGATCGTGGCGTCGTACACCATGTAGACGGTGTTGGAGGCGTCCGCGGGGTCGGCGGTGATCCTCGGCTGGCTGTCGTGCCGGAAGAACACGAAGCCGCTCCGGCACGCGAAGGGGCCGGAGCCGCAGTCGCGGGAGTCTCCGGCCGAGCCGGGCTCCACGTCGGACTCCGGACCGTCGGCGTGCTCGAACGCGTCCTCGTGCGCCTGCTGGGCCGCCTCGGGGTGGCCCGCCGAGTCGGCGGCGTCGAAGCCGTCGAACTCCGCCGCCACAGCGGGCTTGGTGAAGCTGCGGCCGCCGTCGGTCGAGCGGACCCACAGCATCGCGTCGTGGCCGGTGGCGCGACTGCCCACCGTGCCGTTCCATGCGACGTAGACCGTGCCGTCCCGGGTCACCGCGATGTCGGCGAACTGGTTGCCGAGCGAGCCCTCGGAGATCCGGGTCGGGTTGCTGAAGGTCCGCCCGTGGTCGGTGGACCGGGCGAACATGATCTCGTTGTTGCCGCCCCCCTGGAACACGCTCCAGGCGACGTAGACGTTGCCGGCGAACGCGCTCGACAGTCCCCGGTCGACCTCGATCGAGGTCTTGTCGTTGAACTTCCCGGACAGCGCCGGGGTGCCCTTGCCGACGATCACCGTGCGCACGTAGTGCGCGGCGTGCTGGTCGTAGGTCGCGACCCAGACGCTGCCGTTCTGGGGCGCAACGCGGTTGAACGCGTTGCCCATGTAGAACAGGCGGCCGTCGCGGTCCCACGCCTGTACCGGGTCACCGGCGTTGGTGATGCCGCGCTGGTGCAGCGGGCTCGCGAGGCCCTCCGCCGAGCTGTCGGTGGGGTAGCCGGGCAGCAGCGAGTCCGTCCAGGTGCCGCCCCCGTCGGTGGACCGGTAGAAGCCGGCCCAGGTGCCACCGGCGAGCTCGACGGTGCAGTAGTCGTTCGACCCGGAGGTGACGATGCTCGGGTTGCCGGGGTCGACCGCGGCGGTCGGCTCGTTCTGCTGCCGGCGGTTGGTGCCGCAGGTGGTGATGGCGTCTCCGGTCGACGGCGCCGCGCCGTTGGCCTTCACGTAGGGGCTGTCGACGCTGACCGGGCCGTCGGGCCCGGCGGCGGCCTCGGCGACCGAGGCGAGGGCGAGCGGAAGGACGGCGGCCGAGACGGCTGCGAGCACTGCGATGCCTCGGTGGAGGCGGCTGGGGTGACGGTGGATGGCCATGACTCTCCCGAAAAGAAGCGATGGCGCGGCATCGTGATCGGTGCCGTGGGTCCGACCGGGATCCGCGCTGGTGGGGCGGAGCCGGCGTGAGCCATCTCGCAACGTACGCCGCGGGGCGCCCGTCGTCACCCTCCGAGCTCCGGTGGTTGCGGCGGGCGGCGGCTAGCTGGCTGTAGGTCGCGTCAAGTCTCAAGGTGGGCAGGGTCCAGCGGCTCCGGGCCGCGGAGTTGATGTTGGTGCTGTTTGGTCGGTCGTGCTGGCTGTTGGGGTGCCGGGCGCCCACGCTGACGTATGCGACCTCGCCTGTGGACGGGTCGTCTGGCTTCGTTCGGGCTGCCGCAAGGGCGAAGGACCCGGGCGCCAAGCTAGCAGCGGCATAACGTCTTGCGGCGTCTGCCATAGCGAATGCGGCGTCTGGTCCGGGTCCTTCGTGCCCACGAGCCTGACACGACCGGCCGGAGTTGTGAAGTGCTGGCCTCAGCCCTCCCGGATCCACCTGCTGGGATCGTAAGTGCTCTGGTCGCGGACCAGAGCGAACGCGATCCGGTTCGCGCGGTTGGCCATCGCGCAGGCGATGACCAGACCCTTCTTGCCACGGTCACGAAGCTGCGCACCGTAGACCTTGGCGGCGGGCTCACTGAGCCACAACCCCACTCCCAGGTCGATCAGCGCGCGACGCAGCTCGACACTGCCCTCGCGGCTGATGACACTGTCGCGACGTCTTCCGGCGGACTCGTACTGGATCGGGTTGAGTCCGGCGGTGCGGTAGATCTGCCGGTGGTTGTCGAATCGGGCCGGGTCCCCCAGGGCGCCGCCGTAGTTTCCGGCCCGGACCGCGCCCCATCCTGGGACCGTCAGCAGCGGCGCGAACGGGCTACGGGGCAGCAGTCGAGCCAGCTGCTCGGTGGCCTGGTCGACTTGCGCGTCCAGGTCGTCGAGCAGCGCGAGGTCAGCGGCAAGGACGGCGCGGGCGACAGCTGCATCGGTGGTGGGCAACGCATCGCGAGCGGCTTGGACCAGCCTGTCAGCCACGGGCCGGCGGATCTGCAGGCCCCGGGTCGCTCCGAAGCGGATGAACCGGCTGCTGCCCAACGCGGCCAGCCGTGCCGGATCGGGGAACTCTGTGGCGACAAGCCGGCCGACCTTGGTGGCCAGCACATTCGGCAGCGCCAGGGTCAGCCCGGGGAAGGTCCGGTCCAGATGTCCGAGCAGCTGGTTCTTCGTCGCTGTCCGCAACGCCACCCGGCCGACCCGATGCGCCGACCACGCCGTCAACTCCCCGAACACCAGCGAGCGGTCCCGGACCGGCTGACCGCGACCGGCCAGCAGCAGCTCGGTCATCGCCTGAAGATCGATCACGTCGGTCTTGATGGTGCGTTTGCCCAGCACCCGACGCTGCTCGGTGACATGACCCGGATTGAGCTCGAGCACCTCCCAGGTCCCCGGCCACGCCCCTGTCATCAGCAACGGCCGGTGGTAATGCCCGGCCGCCTCGATACCGACCTTGACCACCGCATCGATCGGGAGCAACCGGGCGATGTCGGCCACGACCTGTGCCAGCGACGGCCCGGTCATCGGGCAGCCGGTCCGCGGCTTGAGGAGCAATGTCCGGGTGGCATCGGTGACCGAGAACGCGAACTCAGTCTTGCCAACATCGACCGCGACGACGACCGTCGACAACGTGACCGGAACAGCCTGAACAACCATTGGACCCACCTCCGGGGGCGCCGGAAGGCCACGGCGCGCCAACGCCCGACCCTCAGATGAAGAGAACCTGTCGGTCCCTTCCAAGCACCTCCGGAGGTGTCCGTGAAGGACTACCCCGACCTATATCAGCGAAGCTAGGCGTCGTACGGGTCCTTGGACTCGCGCCAGGACCGCTCGAACGGCAGTCGCCAGGCGTGCGGGGCGATCAGCTGGTGGATCGCGTTGGGCCCCCAGCTGCCGGGCGCGTAGGTGCGCACCGGGGGCGGGTTCTCCAGCAGCGGCATCGACTTCTCCCACAGGGTCTCGATGCCGTCGGCGGTCGTGAACAGCGTGTGGTCGCCGCGGATCGCGTCGTGGATCAGCCGCTCGTAGGCCTCCAGCACCCCGCCCGACGACATCGTCTCGTGGGTGGCGAACTGCATGGAGAGCTTCTCCAGCTTCATGCCTGGACCGGGACGCTTGCCGTAGAAGGACAGCGACATCCGCGACTGGTCGGCCAGGTCGAAGGTGAGGTGGTCGGGGCCCTGGGTGCCGGCGTTGGACCCGGCCGGGAACATCGCCAGCGGCGGCTCCTTGAACGCGATCGAGATGATCCGCGCCCCCTCGGCCAGCTTCTTCCCGGTGCGCAGGAAGAACGGCACCCCGGCCCAGCGCCAGTTGTCGATCTCGACCTTGAGGGCCACGAACGTCTCGGTGTCGGAGTCGTCGGCGACCTCGGGGTGGTCGCGGTAGCCGGCGTACTGGCCGCGCACCACGTTCCGCGGCTCGATCGGGCGCATCGAACGGAACACCTTGAGCTTCTCGTCGCTGATCGGGTCCGGCGCGAGCGACGTCGGCGGCTCCATCGCCATGAACGCGAGCACCTGCATCAGGTGGGTGACGACCATGTCGCGGTAGGCGCCGGTGGTCTCGTAGAACCTGGTGCGGCCCTCGAGGCCGAGGGTCTCGGGTACGTCGATCTGCACGTGGTCGATGAAGTTGCGGTTCCAGATCGGCTCGAACAGGCCGTTCGCGAAGCGGAAGGCGAGGATGTTCTGGGCCGCCTCCTTGCCGAGGAAGTGGTCGATGCGGAAGATCTGGCTCTCGTCGAAGACCTCGTGCAGCCGGGCGTTGAGCCGCTCGGCCGAGGCCAGGTCGGTGCCGAACGGCTTCTCCATGACGATCCGCGAGTGCGCGGCCAGGCCCGCCTCGTCGAGCTGGCGGACCACGTCGAGCGCGGCCTTCGGCGGCACGCTGAGGTAGTGCAGGCAGTCGACGTCGCGGCCCGGTGCGCCCAGGTCGGCCCGGCAGCCGCGGACCGCCTCGGCGAGGGCGGCCGGGCCGGCGGACTGGGGGACGTAGCGCAGCATCCGGCTGAACCGGGCCCAGTCCGCCTCGTCGAACCGGCTCTGCCCGAACTCCTCGCAGGCGGTCCGGGCGATCTTCACGAACGTCTCGGTGTCGACGTCCTCCAGCGACGTGCCGACGATGCGGGCGTCCTGGATCAGGCCGGCCTGCCACAGGCGGAGCAGCCCCGGCAACAGCTTGCGCCGGGAGAGGTCGCCGGTGGCTCCGAAGAGCACGATGACGTGCGGGTTCTCCATCCGTCGAGGGTAGCCAGGCGGGTGGAACGGCTCAGCCGAGCGCAGCCAGCAGCCGGTCGGCCTTCCAGCGGGACTCGGCGTACTCCTCGGCGACCTCGGAGCGGACCGTGATCCCGCCGCCGGTGCCGAGCAGGTAGGCGCCGTCGCCGGTGCTGGCGAGGCTGCGGATGACCACGCCGAGGTCGGCGCGGCCGTCGGCGCAGACCCAGCCGAAGGCGCCGGCGTACGGGCCGCGCTCGGTGGCCTCGACCTGCTCGATCACCTGCATGGTGCGCAGCTTCGGCGCGCCGGTCATCGAGCCGGCCGGGAACAGCGCGCGCAGCGCCTGCACCGTGCTGACGTCGTCGCGCAGCTCGCCGCGGACGGTGCTGACCAGCTGGTGCACGGTCGCGTAGGACTCGACGTCCATCAGCGCCGGCACGCTCACGGTCCCCGGGCGGCACACCATCGAGAGGTCGTTGCGGAGCAGGTCGACGATCATCAGGTTCTCGGCGCGGAACTTCGAGTCGGTCGCGAGCCGGTGCCGGCTGGCCTCGTCCTCGGCGGGGGTCGCGCCGCGCAGCGTGGTGCCCTTGATCGGCTTGGTCTCGATGCTCCGGTCGGCGGTCACCAGCGCGTAGCGCTCCGGGCTGGAGCTGAGCAGCCAGGCCCGGGCGTCCGGCACGTCGCGGACATCGTGCTGGAGGAACCCGGCGTACGGCGCCGGGTTGAGCTCGCGCAGCCTCAGGTACGCCGTCACCGGGTCCACCCCGCTGCGATGCGCCAGCCGGTAGGTCAGGTTGACCTCGTAGCTGTTCCCCGCCCGCAGCTGCTCCTGCACCTCCTCGAACGCGGTGGCGTAGGCGGGCGGGGCCGGGTCGGTTTCCCCGGTGAACCGGGGAAACCGGAACTGTTGGGCCGGAACTTCCCCCAGGAAGTTCCGGGATTGCCCGCCCAGTCCGTGGTCGAAGAACCGGACGCCCGCCGGCCGCATCCACACGGCGTCGGGCAGGCCGGGACCGGTCGAGGCGGGCAGGTCCGGGCGGCAGGCGTAGCCGAGGTAGCCCACCCAGTGGTCATCGGGCGCGCCGGCGGCCAGCTCGGCCTCGAGTACGACGAACACGTCGTCGCCGACCACCTCGCAGCTGCCGCCGACGTGCCGGCGCACCTCCCGGCGGGCCGCGGAGTAGGTCAGCGACACGTCGTCCTCGCCCAGCCAGCCGACCATCGACCGACGACCCGACCACTCCCGGGCACCGCCACCGTCGAGCCAGAAGCAGCGCGGGTACGCCGCCGCCACGCCGCGGAAGAACGCCACCGGGTCGCGTGCGGGATCGAGGGCGGGGTCGAGGGCGGGGTCGCTCACGACAGCCCCAGGAAGTTCGCCACCAGCGCCGCACCGTGCGCGGAGAGGATCGACTCCGGGTGGAACTGCACGCCCTCCAGGGGCAACGTCCGGTGCCGCACGCCCATCACCACGTCGCCGGCCCACGCGGTCACCTCGAGCACCTCGGGCACCGCCAGCGCCGCGAGCGAATGGTAGCGGACCACCGGGAACGACGGCGGCAGCCCGGCGAACACCCCGCGGCCGTCGTGGGTCACCCGCGCCACCTCGCCGTGCGCCGGCTCGACCCGCCCGACGGTCCCGCCGTACGTCGTCACCAGGCCCTGCATGCCCAGGCACACGCCGAGCACCGGCCGGGCCGCGCGCCGCAGCACCTCACCACCCACCGCGAAGTCGGCCGGCACGGCCGGGTGGCCCGGTCCCGGCGAGAGCACCACGTGGCTGAACGCGAGCACCTCCTCGGCGGACACCTCGTCGTGCTGGACGACCGCGGGCAGCCCACCGGTCACGGACGCGACCAGGTGCACGAGGTTCCACGTGTAGGAGTCGTGGTGGTCGACCACGACGACGTCCGGGACCACGCGCGCAACCTACTCCAGGGACGGGACGGGCCCGATGAAGCTGGGGGGCAGTCTTCACCGGGCCCATGAGCGGGTTCCCGCCGTGCTACGCCGCCAAGCCTACTCGTCGGCGGGATCCGACGCCTCAACATCGAGCAGAAGCTCCGACACGATTTCGTGCAGGAGGTCGTAGCCGTGCTCGGTGAGGATGGATTCAGCGTGGAACTGGATGCCGCGGTAGTGCGGACCGCGCAGGAGATGGATGTCACCGGTCTGGACATCCGCCTCCACCTCGACCCCCTCCGGGGCTCCCGAACCGGGGTCGAGCCGGCCGACGAAGGTGTTGTAGAAGCCCACCCGCTCGGTCCGCCCGCGGATCGGCACCGGTGACTGGGTGCCCTGAAAGACGATGTCCTTGTA encodes:
- the zwf gene encoding glucose-6-phosphate dehydrogenase, with the protein product MENPHVIVLFGATGDLSRRKLLPGLLRLWQAGLIQDARIVGTSLEDVDTETFVKIARTACEEFGQSRFDEADWARFSRMLRYVPQSAGPAALAEAVRGCRADLGAPGRDVDCLHYLSVPPKAALDVVRQLDEAGLAAHSRIVMEKPFGTDLASAERLNARLHEVFDESQIFRIDHFLGKEAAQNILAFRFANGLFEPIWNRNFIDHVQIDVPETLGLEGRTRFYETTGAYRDMVVTHLMQVLAFMAMEPPTSLAPDPISDEKLKVFRSMRPIEPRNVVRGQYAGYRDHPEVADDSDTETFVALKVEIDNWRWAGVPFFLRTGKKLAEGARIISIAFKEPPLAMFPAGSNAGTQGPDHLTFDLADQSRMSLSFYGKRPGPGMKLEKLSMQFATHETMSSGGVLEAYERLIHDAIRGDHTLFTTADGIETLWEKSMPLLENPPPVRTYAPGSWGPNAIHQLIAPHAWRLPFERSWRESKDPYDA
- a CDS encoding anthranilate synthase component I family protein, producing MSDPALDPALDPARDPVAFFRGVAAAYPRCFWLDGGGAREWSGRRSMVGWLGEDDVSLTYSAARREVRRHVGGSCEVVGDDVFVVLEAELAAGAPDDHWVGYLGYACRPDLPASTGPGLPDAVWMRPAGVRFFDHGLGGQSRNFLGEVPAQQFRFPRFTGETDPAPPAYATAFEEVQEQLRAGNSYEVNLTYRLAHRSGVDPVTAYLRLRELNPAPYAGFLQHDVRDVPDARAWLLSSSPERYALVTADRSIETKPIKGTTLRGATPAEDEASRHRLATDSKFRAENLMIVDLLRNDLSMVCRPGTVSVPALMDVESYATVHQLVSTVRGELRDDVSTVQALRALFPAGSMTGAPKLRTMQVIEQVEATERGPYAGAFGWVCADGRADLGVVIRSLASTGDGAYLLGTGGGITVRSEVAEEYAESRWKADRLLAALG
- a CDS encoding anthranilate synthase component II; translation: MVPDVVVVDHHDSYTWNLVHLVASVTGGLPAVVQHDEVSAEEVLAFSHVVLSPGPGHPAVPADFAVGGEVLRRAARPVLGVCLGMQGLVTTYGGTVGRVEPAHGEVARVTHDGRGVFAGLPPSFPVVRYHSLAALAVPEVLEVTAWAGDVVMGVRHRTLPLEGVQFHPESILSAHGAALVANFLGLS